The region CCCCCACAGGATGGATTTGTAGAAGGGGTCATCGATGCGGGTGATGTGGACGCCAACGCCACCCGATGAGTGGATGAAATGCTCCGCGTCGATAACCATCCCCACATGCGTCACGGTACGCTGGTGGGGGTCGCTGCCCCCCGCGAAGAAGATGAGGTCGCCTGGCTGCGTTTCCGAAATGTCCACTGCCGTCGTTCGGGCGAAATCCGCCTGAAGGTCGGCATCTCGCGGTAGCACCAGTCCACACATGCGATACACCAGCTGCACGAAGCCCGAGCAGTCCAGTCCAAAGGGTGAACTGCCGCCCCACAGGTAGGGAACACCCAGCAACCGTCTGGCAGTGTATACCAGAGCGTTTTGCCAGCCCATGCGCGGCACACGGTAAGGCTCCACATTTTTGCCCTGCAGGATAACCGTCCCTTCCACACGCAGCGAGCCCGCGCGGCTTATTGCAACCCATTGCGGGGTCACGTCCTGCGCCGCCATCCAGCCCGTTCGCCCATCCGGCAGAACGACCCGAAGCCAGTCCTCATACCACTCGTTTCCTTCCAGCCATGCTCCCATCGGAGCAATCGTTAAATGGGGGGCATTGTAGTCGGGTTTCTCGCGCACGAACGCCCAGAGCGCGTTGACCCGATAAACCTGTCCGGGTGCCGGGTACTCCTCGCTGTCATCCAACAGGCATATCTGCTTCGCCCGTACCCATCCCGTATATCCATCGTCCGTCTGCACGTTCACCCAGTTTTGCCCGGAATCGGGAGGGCTCAGCAGCAAAAGGGTGTGTCCCAGCAGCATCTGGGAGACCTGCTCGCTGTCGCCGTCCGGCTGGGCGTGCATTTTGACCACATTATGGATGGCTACTGCGCGGGGCAATTTCGTCCTCCAATGGCTCAAAATACCGTATTTTTCACAGCTATCAGGCGTGTTCGAATGTCCTAAGATAAAAGTGGCTACGCGCCACGCAGCCGATGCGGTGGGCAGGAGGGCGGAAGAGCCGGTGGAGAACGTCGGGCGCCGCCGTCCTGCCCTTTTTTGCTTAGAACGAGAAGAAGTCGCCGAGACGCTGGGCAAGGAACAGGTCTCCATCCACCACTACCTGTCCGCTCATGTATGCCTGTTCCGGACCCATCCTGCCCTCTACCAGCGCGAGGAACGTCTGCGCGTTGGTGGTAATGGTCACGTCTGCCTGCGCACCGGATGCTCCGCGGCGGACGTTACACTTGTTGTTGGCAATCTCGATCTCCCACACGCCACCGCCTTCTCCGGTAATCGTGATGCGGTACAGCACCTTAGCACCGTATGCCCGTTCGGGGCGGAAGCGTGATGGCAGATTGTCAAAGAAAGCGGCTACCGGCGATTTCGCTGCTTCCGCTACCGCAGGAGGCGACTGCTTTGCCATCGCGATGAGCGCGTCCGCAACCAGCCGCCCCGCTTTCTCGCCAACGCTCATGCTGGTTTCGTAGCGATACAGCGACAGCCCGTAATCCGCCTCAGAGAGGATGTACCCCAGCTCGTCGTTTGCCAGACCGATGACCAGCTTCGGGTTCCCCTTCATGTGTCGCTTTATCTGGAAGCCGATGTTCGGCAGCGCCTCGCCGGGCAGAGTAACCATCTCCACCGGACCCAGCGTCACATGCATCACTTCGGTAACGACCTCATCGGTTTGCAGGACGGGTTCGGGGAACAGTCCGGCTCTCGCTGCTTGCTTGAACTGCTCATTCTCGACAGGAATGGTGATTTCAGCGCGTCGTATGGACAGGGATGCCTCCTTCAGCTCGGTAGCATTCTTCAGTGCGTTCAGAGCTGCCTGTCCCAGCGCGTTACCCACGCGCTCACACTCCCTCCAGTCGTTGCCGGGCGAGTCGACAGTGACCATGCCGCCCAGTGCACCGTTCAGGAACAGGGCGATGCCGCCCTCCGCGCCCTCGATGGTCTGGCGCATATAGTGCACGATGTCGGAGGTGAGCGAGCGAATGTTCATCAGCTCGGGGTGCACCGCGTAGTTCACGATGGTGGCAATGGTCTTGTTATCGCTGGCGTTTCGCAGTTGCAACACCGCAATGGAGGTATCCAGTATCTCCGCCACGCGTACATTGCGGGAAACGCCCGTCACGCCCTCCCCACTGGCAACACGCAGTACTGCCGGTTGCAGATTCTTTGCTGCCTCTTCAATCGCGTCTGCCACTTTCTGCTTCATCTGGGCGTACCACTCTTTATCCACACCCGACACGCCCTGCTCTGGCTGTCCCCACAGACCGATGCTGTCCGGACCGCTATGCGTATGGGTCGCCGCGATGATGATGTGGGAGGCCGGTACAGAGGCGACTTTGCTGCGTATCTCCTGCACTGCGGGGTACAGCAGTCCAATCAGGTCGCAGGAGACGATAGCCATCTTCACCTCGCCCGCCTGAATCACCACCGCAGTGGCATACACGTCATCGTGTATCTCTTCCGCACGGCGGTTGGCGCTGTAGCCAGCCAGATATGGTAGTTTCTCCGGGGTTATCTTCACACGAGCTGCGCCTGCCTGAAGGCTCTGTGACCATGATGCAGTCAGGGGCAACAAGACAAACAGCATGGCAATCGAGAACACTGGCATCAAACGGAACATGGGTGTTTACTCCTCCCCTCCCTCATGAAGATACTTGCCGGTAACCTGTTCTACGGCAACGGCAGGATTCCTTGCGAAAGCTTCGCCGTTGGGAAGAACACGCTACCGCGTTGCAGCGCCGACATTGCCGCTGATTTGCACCGCTCCGGCAGAACGGTTCGTGATGCGCACCTCACCCGTGACCACGTTGTCCGTGATAACGGCGCGACGCACTCCTTCCCCGATATCCACCTGCGGGCGGTCGTCGCGGAACTCACAACCCCGCACCAGCACCGTGCCGCCGCGTGCCTGAATGGCTGCGCGTCCCTCCTTGTCCTTGTCCCACTGCATGAATGTGCAGTCGGAGAAGCCAACCGTGCCACTGCCCTCAATCACCGCAATCTGTTTGTTGGGTCCCCAGTAGGCGCAGTTGACGAAGCGCACCGTGCCCGAATGGGTGGGGGCGACGCGCACCATGGTGGGGTCGCTGCCGCGAAACGAGACGAACTCGCCGTTGGTAATCAGCACCCCCATTGGCGCGGTCTGCTCCACCAGCACCGCTACCAGACAGTCGTCCGCGCCGATGCCCAGGAAATTGCCGTTGCACACCCCTGCTTTCGTCTGGGTGAATCGGTAGCCCACCTTGTAGCCGTAGCAGAAGGTGTTCAAAACGTACTGCCAGTCGCTGCGTCCGAAGATGAACGCCTCGCCGTTTTGCATCTGCCACTCGAACAGTTTGGGCTTCATGCTGAACCAGGGGTTAAAGTGCACGTTCTCGATGCGTCCGATGTCGTATATCTGGTCCACCAGCACCCCCCGCCTCAGGGGTTGACCATGCACGTTGCGTATCAGATGGCGCTCGTTCTGGGTGGCGTCGATGCCGTTATAGGGGTTGAGCATCTCCACATCCAGCACAGCAGGATTCTTGCCGCGCATGGCGATTGCCCACGGGTAGGGAGTGGGCACGTCGTCGGTCTTCTGTTCGGGATAGTACAGCACCACGCCCTTCAGGGTACTGTTGGTGTTCAGGGTGATGAAGGCAGCACCTTCCTCACTGCCCGCGCCCCCGGTGATGAGAAAGGTCGTACCGTCATCGGTGGGTTTGGGCAACCCTGCGTCGCGGATGCCGTTATGTGCGGGTACCGACTCCCACACGCCTTTCAGGGTGACGCCATTGGGCACCACGAGGTGCCCTTTGAACAGGTAATTTCCCCTTGGGGCGTACACCACGCCGCCGCCCGCCTTGCCCGCCTCGTCCAGTGCGCGCTGAAAGGCAGCGGTATCATCGGTTTTGCCGTCGCCTTTCGCACCGAAATCGCGCACATTGTACACATCACGCTCTGCCATCGCAGCTATACCTCCTGTGAACAAGATGACGGACATCACTAACAGAAACCATCGCATGACTGGAATACCTCCGTATTCGTTTCTCTGGCGGCGAGATTCGGCAGAGAGCGGGAAGCGTCCTTGCGGGATAAAAACGTCGCGCAGGAGCCATTCCTGCGCGACGCTAATGGTTTACGCTTTATTGACAGGTTTGTCCCTGCGGATAGGTATAGATGCCCATGCGCTCGTACTCGCAGATGAGCTGTGCCTGCGACTTGCGTGTGCCGTCGGGGTTGGTCAGGGCGGGGTCGCGGTAATACTTCGCATGCCCGTCGGCGAAAATCCAGTTGCGCCCACCCATGTGGCGCTGTCCCTTAGGCCATCGGCGGTTTGGCGCGCCGTTGTCGTAGCCCGGTGCGATGTACCAGCCCGCAAAGGCGTTGCCGTTGGGCTCGATGCGGCTGCCGACGTCGGTTACATAGAATGTCTGGGCTGGGAACTGGATGGACGCCATCGGCAACATCTTGCGGCAGTCATACTGATCCCAGCTAATGTAGTAGCCTCCGGCGAGCAGGTAGTTTCCTGCGTACGACAGGGGAAGCACGTCTCGCATCCCGTTGACCACATTGCGGATACCGGGGTACGCGCCGGGAACGCCCGCGGCTAACAGCTGCAACTCGTAGCAAGTGGAGCCGAATTTGCTGAAACCGCCACGGTCCGGGTCGCTGGGACATACGAGAATCTGATAGTTCTTCTTGTAGGGGATAATCGCCAGCGGGAAGGCAAACACGCCGCTCCAGTAGGGGTCTGAGCCATCCGTGACCACACGACAGCCCTCCGACTGAGGCGCGCTACATGGACCTACCCATCCCGTCTCCGGAAGTATCTCATCGTAGTCCTGCGCGTACATCATCGAAGCCAGACCAATCTGCTTGGTGTTGGACAGGCAGCTGGTCTTGCGTGCCTGCTCACGTGCCTGCGCGAATACCGGGAACAGGATGGCTGCCAGTATCGCGATAATCGCTATCACCACGAGCAGTTCAATCAGGGTAAAAGCCTTTCTGGACATTGCCCGATACCTCCTCTTGACGTAGATTTGCCAATAAATCTTAGCACCGGTAACGAGGAGAGTCAACTGGTTCCGAGGTGCATCGGTGTTAAAAGGCGTTTAAGGTTCGATGTGTACTGCGACGTGGTCGGATGAAAACTCTGGGAGGAGACTGCTCTTGCTGCGATTGTGACAGCACCTGTCAGTGATGCCGCGCACCTGCGAAGCACCTCAAGTCGTTTCACTGAGAGAGCCAGCAAAGGGTCTCCGCCTCCTCGCTGCGGTCAGAAGGGTAGTGGGGTTACAGAATGACCGTTCCCGCCAGACTAAAACTTCACTCCCAGCTTCAACCGCGCCTCGTACTCGGTCTGGCTCGGCTGGAAGATGCGGTCGCGCTGGTAGGTGGTCAGTGAGCCTTCCAGACTGACGTTGAACACATCGCTCAGCGCATAGCGGTAACCGAGTCGATAGGTGTGCGCCGCCAGCTCGCTGGTGGTCTGTTGCCGGCTCAGCTGGTAGCCCGTCAAGATCTCCATCAGCGGCGAGAAGCGGTAGATGATCGCCACATCCGCCAGCGTCATGTTTGTGCTGTTGAGCAGGTCACGGCGCACACCCAGGCTTCCCCGCAGGGTGAGTGCGTTCATCTGCGCCTGCAGCTTCACGTCTGCTTGCTCCTGCTGTTTGATGTTGCCCTTGTTGTCCTCCGGGTTGCGCGTGTAGCTGCCCGTGACGCTGAGCGACTGCGACGGCTGTACACTCAGCGCAAGCCCCCACGTCTCCGGCGGCACCGTGCCCTCCTGCAAGCGCAGCCGATGGGTGGCTTCCAGACGCCACGTGCGGTTGGGAGCAATCTGCGCCCGCAGGGTGCGTACATAGTCCTCCCGCTCACCAGCATAGCGACCCTGCACCCCGGTCTCCAGCCGAATACCCTGCCATGGCTGCAACGCCAGTAATACGTCCCGCTTCAGCGATGCCCGCTCGCCTGTGGTTTCCAGCGATGCCCCGGTCTCCAGCTGCAGGGTTGGGCGAGGAGTGCTGACCACACGCACACTGGTAGCCGTAGCGCGGTCGCCCAGCTCTCCCTGTCGCTGCATGTAGCTGCCCAGCAGCCGATAGGTGGAAGACGGCTTCGCTTCCAACCCGAGGCTCAGTTCCGTCTGCTGCTTCTCACCGATTTCGTCGTAGCGGATGCCCGTGCGCACCTGCACACCCTGTGCAGGAGAGGTGGTAACTCCCAGCGCGGCGGCCGAGCGTTCCGTGGCGCCCTGCATGCCTGTCAGCTTCTGTTGCTCCAGCAACGCCTGCGCCTGCGTATTTGGAGTAAGGTTCACCTGCGCCGTCAGGCGGTCGGTGGTGACTTCCGAACGCCCCTGCAGCAGGCTTTGCTGTTCCTGTGTGTGCCGCTCGATGCCCGCCGCCAGCGCGCCCCGATGCATACTCACCGATGCGGAGGTGGTGGTCACGGTCGCGAGGGGGTTCTCCTGATTCAGGTAGGAGACCACGGCGCGGATGCCCTCCGCAGGGTTATAGGCGAGGGTAGCGGACGTGCCCGCCGCCTTCGCGCCACCCAGTTCGCTCTGCTGGTAACCCAGCGACAGGTTCAGCCGCTGGCTCAGCATCATCTTCAGCGCGGTGCTGAACGCATCGGTATCGGGCTTTACTTTCCACGCCTGCGCGCCGGCGAACTCGCGCCCGGTACGCAGGTAGCTCAGCGTCCATTCGGCGAGGTCGCTCTTAGCAGTTGCCTGCAGGCGCAGTCCGCTTTTGTCATCGATTCGCCCTCGCGCGTTGGGGTCGGTCATGAAGGTCGCGCTAATCTGGGTGCTTCCCGCAGGCAACAGTTCGCCTGTCAGACCCAGCAGGGTGGTCTCTTTGCCGGGCTTATCCAGCGAGGCGGAGTAGGCACCGGTCAGGGCGAGTTTGCCCCGCGCGGCGTTCAGCAGCTCCATGTCCAGCGGCAGTTGCAGCGTCCGCGGATTGCGCTGAGCGGTCTTCGCGTCCACCTCATAGGTTACCTGTGCCATGCTCCCGTTGCGCAGCGGTTGCGTGAAGGTCAGTGTGCCCGCCGCGTAATCGATGGTGTATTCCTCTCCGCGTGTGAGCGTGCGCCCATCCACCACCACGCGCTCGCTTCGGTTCAGCACTCCTTTCCACGAGAGCAGATAGGGACCGCGCGTGTTGCGACCGATGAACACGTCGGTGTAGCGGAGGTACGCCGAATCCCCACCGGACAGCGCCGCAGGCACGTTCGCCGGTTGCTGCGCCGCCGTCGGTAATAGCCACGCCATGCACAAGATACCAGTTGTGAGCAGAGCCAACAGGGCGCGCATTGCTATTCCCCTCCCACCTGTATTATAGACGCTTTTTGCACGAAATGCATTACAGTCTTTTCATCCCCTTTGCGTAGACAGCAAATAGGGATACAATATCCCTCGGGGTATTGCGGATGGAGAGCGTGAGCCGTTTGCAACAACCGGTCGTGGACGTGGTGGTGGACCTGCCTGCGGCGCTACAGGAGGTGTTTACCTATGTGCTGCCGCGCGCGCTGGAGCCGAAGGTGCAGGTGGGTAGCTGCGTGCTGGTGCCGTTCAGCGGGCAGGAGGTGCTGGGCTACGTGGCGCGCCGCTACCTGATGGACCCTCGCGAGGCGGGAAAGCTCAAGCAGGTTATCGACGTGGTGGAAGGCAGCCTGCCTCTGGATGAGAACCGCCTCGCGCTGGCGGAGTGGCTGGCACAGGAATACCGTTGCGGGCTGGCGGCGGCAGTGCGCCTGCTTGCGCCCACCGAGATGGTGGCGAAGGTGCAGCGCGTGCTCTGCCTCACGCCGCAGGTGCAGCAGCAGGAGCTGTGGGAACTCTCCCCAAACGCCCCAGAACGTCGCCTGCTGGAGCTGCTGCAGTCGGCAGGAGGTCAATTACCGGAAGCGACGGCGAAAGCGCAGCTGGGCGCGACGTTATTCAACACCGCCATCTACCGGCTCAAGCGGCGTGGGCTGGTGGAGCAGAAGAACGTGCTGGCGGCGGCAACCGCCAGAGCGCGTGTGCTGAGACATGTTCGCCTGAACATCCCACCCGAGCAGGCAGAGAATCTGGCGGAGGCGTGCGCCTCGCGCGCTCCGGCGCAGGCGGCTTTGTTGCGTGCGCTGGCTGTGGCGCAGGAGGAGATGCTGCCGATGGCGGAGCTGCTGCGGCAGGTGGGGGTCTCCGCCAGCGCACTGAAGAGCCTGCAGATGCGGGGGGTGGTGGATTTCGCCGATGTGCCCGTTTACCGCTCACCGTTTGGCAAGATAAGCCCGTCGGGCACAGATGCACCTCTACAGGTCACTCCCGACCAGGAGCGATGCCTGTCCGCCATCGGGCAGGCGATCGAGTCGGGCGAGCATCGCAGTTTCCTGCTGTTCGGCGTGACGGGCAGTGGTAAGACGGAGGTCTATCTTCGGGCGGTATCTCAGGCGTTATCGCGGGGGCGCAGCGCGCTGATTCTGGTGCCCGAAATCGCGCTGGCGGCGCAGGTGGTGGAGGCGGTGAAGGCGCGATTCGGCAATCTGGTGGCGGTGCTGCACAGCGCGCTATCGGCAGGGGAGCGATTTGACGAGTGGCGCAGGGCACGCGAGCAGCGGGCGCGAGTGGTCGTGGGGGCGCGGTCGGCGGTGTTTGCCCCCCTGGAGAATCTGGGGTTGATTGTGATAGACGAAGAGCACGAGGGGGCGTACAAACAGCAGGAGCACGTGCCGCGCTACCATGCCCGCACGGTGGCTCTGGAGCGGGCACGTCGTGAGCGTGCGGTGCTGCTGATGGGCAGTGCCACGCCGTCGGTGGAGATGTTCTATGAGGCACAGCAAGGGATACACACACTCCTGCACCTGCCTACGCGCGTGGAAGGGCGTCCCCTGCCAGCGGTGCACGTGGTGGACATGCGCGATTCCCCGAGGGCGCGAGGAGGCGTCTTCAGCCAGCAGATGGCGCAGGCGATTGCCGAACGCCTGCGGCGGGGCGAGCAGGTCATTCTGTTCCTGAACCGTCGGGCGTACGCCTCGTTTGTGATGTGCCGAAAATGCGGCTACGTGGTGAAGTGCCATCGTTGCGAGGTATCCTTATCCTATCACAAGGTAGACCATTCCCTGCGCTGCCACCACTGCGACTACCGACGAAGCGTGCCTGAGAAGTGTCCTTCGTGTGGCGCGGTGCAGATTTACCCCTTCGGGCTGGGCACGCAGAGGGTGGAGGAGGAGGTACAGCAGCTTTTCCCTGAGGCGCGCCTGCTGCGCATGGACCGCGATACCACCACCCGAAAGGGCGCGCACCACGTGTTGCTGGCGCGCTTTCGCGCACACGAAGCGGACGTGCTCATCGGCACGCAGATGGTGGCGAAGGGACTGGACTTTCCAGATGTGACGTTGGTGGGCGTGGTGAGTGCGGATACCGCGTTGCATATCCCCGACTTCCGCGCCGGCGAAAGGGCTTTCCAGCTGCTCACGCAGGTGGCTGGCAGAGCGGGCAGGGCACACCAGCCGGGTGAGGTTGTCGTGCAAACCTTCAACCCTGAACACGAGGCAGTACAGACCGCAGCTACTCACGACTACCTGCAGTTTTATGAACGTGAAATCGCGCACCGCGAGGAGCTGCGCTACCCACCTTTCTCGCGGCTGGCGAATATACTCGCCACCCATCCCGAAGAGGCGAAAGCGGAGGAGATGAGCCGCAGGGCAGCGGACAGGATCCGCGACGTGATACAGTCGGAGCATATCGAAGCGGAGGTTTTGGGGCCGGTACAGGCTCCTATAGCCCGTTTACGCGGCTTGTGGCGGTGGCACTGCCTGGTCAAGTGCTATCAACCAAAAGCGTTGCCCGATTTGCTGCACTGTGCGCTGGGCGGGATGTCGTATCCGCAGGGGGGTGCATTGCAGGTGGATATCGATCCTTACAGCGTATTATGAATCACCGAATCTGATGGATTGCCATTGGCAAGGCAGAAGTTGAGGAACGGCTCCACCTCGCGAGCCAGATCTGGGTCTACATGAACCAGTTGACGCCATATCTGGCGGTTGCGACGCGAAATGTGTTCCAGCTGGTCGGCGGGCACTTCTACCACTACCAGCTGCCAGCTTCGTGGGAACAATAGAGGTGTCCACTTCCGGCTTGCCATCCTGCGCACTCCATCCCTGGTATTGCGTTACACTCTATATTCTGGCAAGACGGCAAGAGATAAACACGGCAATTGTACGGGGAATGGCTAGAGAAGAAACCTTAGCGAATCAGTTCCCCCACCTTCACACTGGCATCTGGGGCGAACAGCGGAGAGATGCTCTCTTCCCGATGATAGATTCGCAGACTCCGATAGAGCGCGTTAAACGGCGTCTCGGGTGCAGGCGAGGTGGGTTCGCAGTAGACCTCCAGCCGACGCTCTACGAGGTTCACCACCCAGTATTCGGGGATGCCCGCGCTGGCATACAGGCTCGCCTTCACCGTGCGGTCATACTCCAGCGAGGTGTCCGCCACTTCTATCACCAGCAGGGCGGTGCTGGGATGCGCCTGACGGTAGTCTTCGGGACTGCCGGGCACTACCGCCACGTCCGGAACGGGCTCGTGGTCGCCGATAGCGAGGGGATTTTGAATGCGGACATAGTACGGCTTGCCCGATAGCAACAGCACCAGATGCCCCGCAATGCGGTCGGTGCTGATACTGTGTTCCGGTCCTGTTGGAGCCATGCGCACAATCTCCCCGTCGATGAGTTCCACGCGGTCATCGCCGAAGAACCCCTGCTGCACGAGCCAGTGATACTCTTGCAGCGTGAACCTGCGCCGGGCAGGCGCAGTTTGCTTGGTCGGCTTCACCGTTGCTGCCTGCGACATCCTCCATCACCCGCCTCATTATACCAGTTACCCCGAAAGCAGGCAATCCGTGCTGCGCTTCAGACCTCGCCCGACCAGCACCCGCCGCCGTCCGCGCTTTGCTCATCACGCGCAGGAGACGC is a window of Bacillota bacterium DNA encoding:
- a CDS encoding glycoside hydrolase family 55 protein — protein: MAERDVYNVRDFGAKGDGKTDDTAAFQRALDEAGKAGGGVVYAPRGNYLFKGHLVVPNGVTLKGVWESVPAHNGIRDAGLPKPTDDGTTFLITGGAGSEEGAAFITLNTNSTLKGVVLYYPEQKTDDVPTPYPWAIAMRGKNPAVLDVEMLNPYNGIDATQNERHLIRNVHGQPLRRGVLVDQIYDIGRIENVHFNPWFSMKPKLFEWQMQNGEAFIFGRSDWQYVLNTFCYGYKVGYRFTQTKAGVCNGNFLGIGADDCLVAVLVEQTAPMGVLITNGEFVSFRGSDPTMVRVAPTHSGTVRFVNCAYWGPNKQIAVIEGSGTVGFSDCTFMQWDKDKEGRAAIQARGGTVLVRGCEFRDDRPQVDIGEGVRRAVITDNVVTGEVRITNRSAGAVQISGNVGAATR
- the priA gene encoding primosomal protein N', giving the protein MSRLQQPVVDVVVDLPAALQEVFTYVLPRALEPKVQVGSCVLVPFSGQEVLGYVARRYLMDPREAGKLKQVIDVVEGSLPLDENRLALAEWLAQEYRCGLAAAVRLLAPTEMVAKVQRVLCLTPQVQQQELWELSPNAPERRLLELLQSAGGQLPEATAKAQLGATLFNTAIYRLKRRGLVEQKNVLAAATARARVLRHVRLNIPPEQAENLAEACASRAPAQAALLRALAVAQEEMLPMAELLRQVGVSASALKSLQMRGVVDFADVPVYRSPFGKISPSGTDAPLQVTPDQERCLSAIGQAIESGEHRSFLLFGVTGSGKTEVYLRAVSQALSRGRSALILVPEIALAAQVVEAVKARFGNLVAVLHSALSAGERFDEWRRAREQRARVVVGARSAVFAPLENLGLIVIDEEHEGAYKQQEHVPRYHARTVALERARRERAVLLMGSATPSVEMFYEAQQGIHTLLHLPTRVEGRPLPAVHVVDMRDSPRARGGVFSQQMAQAIAERLRRGEQVILFLNRRAYASFVMCRKCGYVVKCHRCEVSLSYHKVDHSLRCHHCDYRRSVPEKCPSCGAVQIYPFGLGTQRVEEEVQQLFPEARLLRMDRDTTTRKGAHHVLLARFRAHEADVLIGTQMVAKGLDFPDVTLVGVVSADTALHIPDFRAGERAFQLLTQVAGRAGRAHQPGEVVVQTFNPEHEAVQTAATHDYLQFYEREIAHREELRYPPFSRLANILATHPEEAKAEEMSRRAADRIRDVIQSEHIEAEVLGPVQAPIARLRGLWRWHCLVKCYQPKALPDLLHCALGGMSYPQGGALQVDIDPYSVL
- a CDS encoding C40 family peptidase; this encodes MPRAVAIHNVVKMHAQPDGDSEQVSQMLLGHTLLLLSPPDSGQNWVNVQTDDGYTGWVRAKQICLLDDSEEYPAPGQVYRVNALWAFVREKPDYNAPHLTIAPMGAWLEGNEWYEDWLRVVLPDGRTGWMAAQDVTPQWVAISRAGSLRVEGTVILQGKNVEPYRVPRMGWQNALVYTARRLLGVPYLWGGSSPFGLDCSGFVQLVYRMCGLVLPRDADLQADFARTTAVDISETQPGDLIFFAGGSDPHQRTVTHVGMVIDAEHFIHSSGGVGVHITRIDDPFYKSILWGIRRVLDQ
- a CDS encoding neutral/alkaline non-lysosomal ceramidase N-terminal domain-containing protein, which gives rise to MFRLMPVFSIAMLFVLLPLTASWSQSLQAGAARVKITPEKLPYLAGYSANRRAEEIHDDVYATAVVIQAGEVKMAIVSCDLIGLLYPAVQEIRSKVASVPASHIIIAATHTHSGPDSIGLWGQPEQGVSGVDKEWYAQMKQKVADAIEEAAKNLQPAVLRVASGEGVTGVSRNVRVAEILDTSIAVLQLRNASDNKTIATIVNYAVHPELMNIRSLTSDIVHYMRQTIEGAEGGIALFLNGALGGMVTVDSPGNDWRECERVGNALGQAALNALKNATELKEASLSIRRAEITIPVENEQFKQAARAGLFPEPVLQTDEVVTEVMHVTLGPVEMVTLPGEALPNIGFQIKRHMKGNPKLVIGLANDELGYILSEADYGLSLYRYETSMSVGEKAGRLVADALIAMAKQSPPAVAEAAKSPVAAFFDNLPSRFRPERAYGAKVLYRITITGEGGGVWEIEIANNKCNVRRGASGAQADVTITTNAQTFLALVEGRMGPEQAYMSGQVVVDGDLFLAQRLGDFFSF
- a CDS encoding DUF1559 domain-containing protein encodes the protein MSRKAFTLIELLVVIAIIAILAAILFPVFAQAREQARKTSCLSNTKQIGLASMMYAQDYDEILPETGWVGPCSAPQSEGCRVVTDGSDPYWSGVFAFPLAIIPYKKNYQILVCPSDPDRGGFSKFGSTCYELQLLAAGVPGAYPGIRNVVNGMRDVLPLSYAGNYLLAGGYYISWDQYDCRKMLPMASIQFPAQTFYVTDVGSRIEPNGNAFAGWYIAPGYDNGAPNRRWPKGQRHMGGRNWIFADGHAKYYRDPALTNPDGTRKSQAQLICEYERMGIYTYPQGQTCQ
- a CDS encoding Uma2 family endonuclease yields the protein MSQAATVKPTKQTAPARRRFTLQEYHWLVQQGFFGDDRVELIDGEIVRMAPTGPEHSISTDRIAGHLVLLLSGKPYYVRIQNPLAIGDHEPVPDVAVVPGSPEDYRQAHPSTALLVIEVADTSLEYDRTVKASLYASAGIPEYWVVNLVERRLEVYCEPTSPAPETPFNALYRSLRIYHREESISPLFAPDASVKVGELIR